One window of Flavobacteriales bacterium genomic DNA carries:
- the priA gene encoding primosomal protein N': MPTYADIILPLAVPGVFTYEVPEALAGRVTAGIRVVAAFGRGRKMYSGLVLRTHGKLPEGRIARPILEVLDEAPVATEEQLALWQAISEHYMCTLGEVMLAAMPGPLVLSSSTRLVAAPGTSPAWTGDNKRDILLDAMERRHELSLQEAGELIGLKDPMRVIKKLMDAGALMLAEELKDTYKPRMERYVRLSPDARSEEALHHWFDTLERAPKQLHLLMRYIELSRCLSDDPREVRRDELLKRSDASAAELSRLCEKGVFMIEERPAGVPSDEAVRKPASVLSEAQSKALAEVRSSFEEKGTVLLHGVTASGKTELYMELIDEVLQRGEHVLYLLPEIALTTQIIARLRVRFGERVAVFHSRLSQRERTELWMRMLRDPETHPVVVGARSALFLPYHRLGLVVVDEEHDPSYKQHDPAPRYNARDMALVLAGLHSAKVLLGSATPSLESLYNARNGKYGFAALRVRFGDAALPTIVKVDLADKQKRKQMRGNFSDTLITAIEQALARKEQVIIFQNRRGYVPAWQCETCGWVPECDHCDVSLTYHKRDHGLRCHYCGRRYTPPTSCAACGSNRLRMVGLGTEKVEEELALLLPDARVARMDQDTTRGKHGFERLLSRFGEGAIDILVGTQMVTKGLDFDQVTIVGILNADNLMRFPDLRAHERAFQLMAQVAGRSGRKRDPGTVFIQGRDIHHPLIDLVAKHDVDGMYERELPLRQAHGYPPFSRMVRIVLKHRDEGRTQATAQALADALRSSLGDRVLGPEPPTVARVRDKHLRVLLLKLERKNYRAEKAFLRDVIDQVFAEAPHRSVQLQVDVDPL, encoded by the coding sequence TTGCCCACCTACGCCGACATTATCCTGCCCTTGGCCGTACCTGGCGTCTTCACCTATGAAGTGCCTGAGGCGTTGGCGGGTCGCGTAACCGCCGGGATCCGTGTGGTGGCGGCCTTCGGCAGGGGGCGCAAGATGTACAGCGGTCTGGTGCTTCGGACGCATGGGAAGCTCCCGGAAGGCCGTATCGCGCGGCCCATCTTGGAAGTCTTGGACGAGGCCCCGGTGGCCACGGAGGAACAACTCGCGCTCTGGCAGGCCATCAGTGAGCATTACATGTGTACGCTGGGCGAGGTGATGCTTGCTGCCATGCCCGGCCCGCTGGTGCTCAGCAGCAGCACGCGGCTGGTCGCGGCACCCGGAACATCCCCGGCATGGACCGGTGATAACAAGCGCGACATCCTGCTCGATGCCATGGAACGGCGCCATGAGCTGAGCTTGCAAGAGGCCGGCGAGCTGATCGGGCTGAAGGACCCCATGCGCGTGATCAAGAAGCTGATGGACGCGGGCGCCCTGATGCTTGCGGAGGAACTGAAGGACACTTATAAGCCCCGCATGGAGCGATATGTGCGCCTGTCCCCGGACGCCCGCAGCGAGGAAGCCCTTCACCATTGGTTCGATACGCTGGAGCGTGCGCCAAAGCAATTGCACCTGCTGATGCGCTACATTGAACTGAGCCGCTGCCTGAGCGATGATCCGCGCGAGGTGAGGCGGGACGAGCTGCTAAAGCGGAGCGATGCCAGTGCTGCGGAACTGAGCCGGCTGTGTGAAAAAGGGGTGTTCATGATCGAGGAACGCCCTGCGGGAGTTCCTTCCGATGAAGCCGTCCGCAAGCCCGCCTCGGTGCTTTCCGAAGCCCAATCGAAGGCCTTGGCGGAAGTACGGTCCTCTTTTGAAGAGAAAGGGACGGTCCTCCTCCATGGCGTCACCGCCTCGGGCAAGACCGAGCTGTACATGGAGTTGATCGATGAGGTGCTACAACGCGGTGAACATGTGCTCTACCTGTTGCCGGAGATCGCCCTGACCACGCAGATCATTGCACGGTTGCGGGTGCGGTTCGGCGAACGGGTGGCCGTGTTCCATTCCCGCCTTTCACAACGTGAACGCACGGAGCTTTGGATGCGTATGTTGCGTGATCCAGAAACACATCCGGTGGTGGTGGGCGCACGGTCGGCGCTCTTTCTGCCTTATCACCGGCTGGGTTTGGTGGTCGTGGACGAGGAGCACGACCCCAGCTACAAGCAGCACGACCCCGCCCCACGCTACAATGCCCGCGACATGGCCTTGGTTCTGGCGGGCTTGCATAGCGCCAAAGTGCTTCTGGGTTCGGCCACGCCCAGTTTGGAAAGTCTCTACAACGCACGGAACGGCAAATATGGCTTCGCAGCCTTGCGCGTGCGTTTCGGAGACGCGGCCTTGCCGACCATTGTGAAAGTGGACCTCGCGGACAAGCAGAAGCGCAAACAGATGCGTGGCAACTTCTCGGACACCTTGATCACGGCCATCGAGCAGGCTTTAGCCCGGAAAGAGCAAGTCATCATTTTCCAGAACAGGCGCGGATATGTCCCTGCCTGGCAGTGTGAGACCTGTGGCTGGGTGCCGGAATGCGACCACTGCGATGTGAGCCTCACCTACCACAAACGCGATCATGGCCTGCGCTGCCACTACTGCGGAAGGCGCTACACCCCGCCCACCAGTTGTGCCGCTTGTGGAAGCAATCGGTTGCGGATGGTCGGGCTTGGCACGGAGAAGGTGGAGGAAGAGCTGGCCTTGTTGCTGCCGGATGCGCGCGTGGCACGGATGGACCAGGACACCACACGGGGCAAGCACGGCTTCGAGCGGCTCTTGTCCCGCTTCGGAGAGGGCGCGATCGATATCCTCGTGGGTACGCAGATGGTGACCAAAGGGCTTGATTTCGACCAGGTGACGATAGTGGGGATCCTGAACGCGGACAACCTGATGCGCTTCCCCGACCTGCGCGCCCATGAACGCGCTTTCCAACTGATGGCCCAGGTGGCGGGAAGAAGCGGCAGAAAACGTGACCCTGGAACTGTGTTCATCCAAGGGCGCGACATCCATCATCCGTTGATCGACCTCGTGGCCAAGCATGATGTGGACGGGATGTACGAGCGGGAACTGCCACTACGCCAAGCCCACGGCTATCCACCGTTCAGCCGCATGGTGCGGATCGTGTTGAAACACCGCGATGAAGGCCGGACGCAAGCCACGGCACAGGCCTTGGCGGATGCGCTTAGGAGTTCGCTTGGCGACCGCGTGCTGGGGCCGGAGCCGCCCACCGTGGCCAGGGTGCGCGACAAGCACCTTCGGGTATTGCTCCTGAAGCTGGAGCGGAAGAATTACCGCGCGGAGAAGGCTTTTTTGCGCGACGTGATCGACCAGGTCTTCGCCGAGGCCCCGCACCGTTCCGTGCAGCTGCAGGTGGACGTGGATCCGCTATAA
- a CDS encoding ATP-binding cassette domain-containing protein, with translation MTEKILKALLQLFAIIAKSERNTVGASAHDVVRRFLFRQFTAHAAKEHMMLFEAYVAAFHSSGGKSDRGRKRTSMNSVKVLKICAEVNEELNQRQKFTVLVHLLELIHARGELLDQERDFVFTVAESFNIANAEFQRCNAFVQADGAAQEDQADLLYINAATGNDATNAKHLHAHGLEGEMRVLHVPSVSLHLLRYLGKGEVRLSGKQVNADQVYVLGNGASLRQAHGQPIYYSEILASFFQDSDRDRIVFKADAIEYRFPNGRIGLHELHLAETSGKLIGIMGGSGSGKSTLLNVLNGNLKPCKGTVTINGVNVHTDADRIRGVVGHISQDDLLIEELTVFQNLFFNAKLCFGDQTNEEIGRRVLRLLQSLGLFESKDLKVGSALDKTISGGQRKRLNIALELIREPSVLFVDEPTSGLSSRDSENIMDLLKELALKGRIIFTVIHQPSSEIFKLFDRLLLMDQEGNPVYYGDPVDAVVYFKKVTGQADSEMGQCEACGNVNPEQIFNILEAKIVDEYGHETDQRRIGPDAWNEVFRAQMEVRVAMVPDEARVPKSTFKAPGKLKQIAVYFKRDVLSKLANRQYVLINLLEAPVLAFVMAFFLRYRSIGLGEEGSYVLRHNDNIPQYLFIAVIVSLFLGLSVAAEEIIRDRKILQREKFLSLSRASYLLSKIGLLFSISAIQTLLFVLVGDTVLGMTGMWAEHWLVLFSTACFANVLGLNVSASFNSAKVIYMMIPVLIIPQLMFSGIIVRFDKLHPWFASEKSVPWIGNIMASRWAYEALAVSQFTDNAYERIFYDFDRRMKTANWKKDLWVRELLERSAQVRRTVDGKGDKDENMAKDLALIKHEMAKEIQGMHGLEFPHLGMLDPAHVNTKVLDELNATLDVLSQHYRHTYRNAEREKEALIGSMTATPELRKAYFDLLDRNRNESLADFVTNRNDVNLITESQGELVQKSDPIYVRPTGAGFFAAQFYAPLKRIFNYPAPTLWANVMLIWAMTLLLAAALKVDLFPWLVARLDRGGGTGE, from the coding sequence ATGACTGAAAAGATCCTCAAGGCCTTACTGCAGCTCTTCGCGATCATCGCGAAGAGCGAGCGGAACACCGTAGGCGCATCCGCCCATGATGTGGTGAGGCGCTTCCTGTTCCGGCAATTCACGGCACATGCGGCCAAGGAGCACATGATGCTCTTCGAGGCCTACGTTGCCGCCTTCCATAGCAGTGGCGGCAAGAGCGATCGAGGCCGCAAGCGAACGAGCATGAACTCGGTGAAAGTGCTGAAGATCTGCGCCGAGGTGAACGAGGAGCTCAACCAGCGTCAGAAGTTCACCGTGCTCGTCCATTTGCTGGAGCTCATACATGCCCGGGGTGAGCTGCTTGATCAGGAGCGTGATTTCGTGTTCACAGTTGCGGAATCCTTCAATATCGCCAACGCCGAATTCCAGCGGTGCAACGCCTTCGTCCAGGCCGATGGCGCTGCCCAGGAGGACCAGGCCGACCTGCTGTACATCAATGCAGCGACCGGGAATGACGCCACGAATGCCAAACATCTGCATGCCCATGGTCTGGAAGGTGAAATGCGGGTGCTCCACGTGCCCAGTGTTTCCCTCCACCTCTTGCGCTACCTCGGAAAAGGTGAGGTGCGGTTGAGCGGAAAGCAGGTGAATGCGGACCAGGTATACGTCTTGGGGAACGGTGCTTCCCTACGGCAGGCCCATGGCCAACCGATCTATTACAGCGAAATCCTTGCGAGCTTCTTCCAGGACAGCGATCGGGACCGCATCGTTTTCAAGGCCGACGCAATTGAATACCGGTTCCCCAATGGCCGCATCGGCCTGCACGAGCTGCACCTCGCCGAGACCAGCGGCAAGCTTATCGGGATCATGGGCGGCAGTGGAAGCGGCAAGAGCACCCTGCTCAATGTGCTGAACGGGAACCTCAAGCCCTGCAAGGGAACGGTCACCATCAATGGTGTCAACGTCCATACCGACGCTGACCGGATCCGCGGCGTGGTGGGCCACATCAGCCAGGACGACCTGCTGATCGAGGAGCTCACCGTGTTCCAGAACCTGTTCTTCAACGCCAAGCTCTGTTTCGGGGACCAAACGAACGAGGAGATCGGGAGGCGCGTACTGCGTCTGCTACAGAGCCTCGGCCTTTTCGAGAGCAAGGACCTGAAGGTGGGCAGTGCCTTGGACAAGACCATCAGCGGGGGCCAGCGAAAGCGGCTCAATATCGCCTTGGAACTTATCCGCGAACCCAGCGTGCTATTCGTGGACGAACCCACCAGCGGCCTCAGTTCCCGCGATTCGGAGAACATCATGGACCTGTTGAAGGAGCTTGCGCTGAAGGGGCGCATCATCTTCACCGTGATCCACCAGCCTTCATCGGAGATCTTCAAGCTCTTCGACCGCTTGCTGCTGATGGACCAGGAGGGCAACCCCGTGTACTATGGCGATCCGGTGGACGCGGTGGTCTACTTCAAGAAAGTGACCGGGCAGGCGGACAGCGAAATGGGCCAGTGCGAGGCCTGCGGCAACGTGAATCCCGAGCAGATCTTCAACATCCTCGAAGCTAAGATCGTGGACGAGTACGGGCATGAGACCGACCAGCGCCGCATCGGCCCGGACGCTTGGAACGAGGTGTTCCGCGCGCAGATGGAGGTGCGCGTGGCCATGGTGCCCGATGAGGCCCGCGTGCCGAAAAGCACCTTCAAGGCGCCCGGAAAATTGAAGCAGATAGCCGTCTACTTCAAGCGGGACGTGCTCTCCAAATTAGCCAATCGGCAATACGTCCTGATAAACCTGCTGGAAGCCCCGGTGCTGGCGTTCGTCATGGCCTTCTTCCTCCGCTACCGCAGCATCGGTCTGGGTGAGGAGGGCAGCTATGTGTTACGCCACAACGACAACATCCCGCAGTACCTCTTCATCGCGGTGATCGTCTCGTTGTTCCTCGGCCTGTCCGTCGCTGCGGAGGAGATCATCCGCGACCGCAAGATCCTGCAACGGGAAAAGTTCCTTTCGCTCAGTCGGGCGAGCTACCTGCTTAGTAAGATCGGACTACTATTCTCCATCTCAGCTATCCAAACACTTCTGTTCGTCCTGGTGGGCGACACGGTGCTCGGCATGACCGGGATGTGGGCGGAACACTGGCTGGTGCTCTTCTCCACAGCCTGCTTCGCGAACGTTCTGGGCCTCAACGTCAGCGCCAGCTTCAACAGCGCCAAGGTGATCTACATGATGATCCCGGTGCTGATCATCCCGCAGCTGATGTTCAGCGGCATCATCGTCCGCTTCGACAAACTGCATCCTTGGTTCGCTTCGGAGAAGAGCGTACCGTGGATCGGGAACATCATGGCCAGCCGTTGGGCGTATGAGGCACTCGCCGTCTCCCAGTTCACCGACAATGCGTACGAGCGCATCTTCTACGACTTCGACCGCCGCATGAAAACGGCCAACTGGAAGAAAGACCTGTGGGTCCGCGAACTGCTGGAACGCAGTGCCCAAGTGCGCCGCACCGTGGACGGGAAAGGGGACAAGGACGAGAACATGGCCAAGGACCTGGCCCTGATCAAGCATGAGATGGCCAAGGAGATCCAAGGGATGCACGGTCTGGAATTCCCGCATCTCGGCATGCTGGACCCGGCCCATGTGAACACCAAGGTCCTGGATGAATTGAATGCGACATTAGACGTGCTTTCACAGCACTATCGGCACACTTACCGCAATGCTGAACGGGAGAAGGAGGCCCTGATCGGCTCCATGACGGCCACCCCGGAGCTGCGCAAAGCCTATTTCGACCTGCTGGACCGGAACCGCAATGAAAGCCTAGCGGATTTCGTGACCAACAGGAACGATGTGAACTTGATCACCGAGTCCCAAGGAGAACTGGTGCAGAAAAGCGATCCGATCTATGTACGGCCGACGGGGGCCGGATTTTTCGCGGCGCAGTTCTATGCCCCGCTGAAGCGCATCTTCAACTATCCGGCCCCCACCCTTTGGGCCAACGTGATGCTGATCTGGGCCATGACGCTTCTGCTGGCAGCGGCGCTCAAGGTCGATCTGTTCCCGTGGCTGGTGGCCCGGCTGGATCGTGGGGGCGGAACGGGTGAATAA
- a CDS encoding DUF1987 domain-containing protein, with translation MTNILLDGSPKTPTVHFDGATGQLELRGRSIPENSIEFYKPLIDWVDHYARSPKANTRLRVQLEYFNTSSSKCILDLFKKLETVRSRGGDVIVEWHYEADDEDMLEAGEDYQAIINLPFKMIQIEEVDGK, from the coding sequence ATGACGAACATTCTCCTTGACGGTAGCCCGAAGACCCCTACGGTCCATTTTGACGGTGCGACGGGGCAATTGGAGCTCCGTGGCCGTTCGATACCGGAAAATTCGATCGAATTCTACAAACCCCTGATCGACTGGGTCGATCATTATGCACGTAGCCCCAAGGCCAACACACGGTTGCGCGTGCAACTCGAGTATTTCAACACCAGCTCCAGCAAGTGCATACTGGACCTGTTCAAGAAGCTCGAAACGGTGCGGAGCAGGGGCGGGGACGTCATCGTGGAATGGCACTATGAGGCCGATGACGAGGACATGTTGGAGGCGGGAGAGGATTATCAGGCGATCATCAACCTGCCGTTCAAGATGATCCAGATCGAAGAGGTGGACGGGAAGTGA
- a CDS encoding ZIP family metal transporter, which translates to MSPVLLALLFLALPLAAGAWVRFKATDAGFVKLLLAFSGAFLLGVTVLHMLPELYERDSANVGLWLLAGFMLQVVLEFFSRGIEHGHVHVHAKSSRTLPIVTLLSLFIHSFTEGMPFADPRVGGDIPFVVGVLLHKLPMAIALATVIQRSGVRTGRSWAILSIFAVAAPLGILFGHLFGMRMGEDFLSAALAIAIGMLLHISTTIIFESTPDHRFNAKRFITVLLGALLAILTSH; encoded by the coding sequence ATGAGCCCGGTGCTGCTTGCCCTGCTATTTCTCGCGTTGCCATTGGCCGCCGGTGCTTGGGTGCGCTTCAAGGCAACCGATGCTGGCTTCGTAAAGCTCCTTTTGGCCTTCAGTGGGGCCTTTTTGCTGGGCGTGACGGTACTTCACATGCTACCGGAACTATATGAGCGCGACAGCGCCAATGTGGGGCTGTGGCTGTTGGCCGGATTCATGCTTCAGGTGGTCCTGGAGTTCTTCAGCAGGGGTATCGAACACGGCCATGTCCATGTTCATGCGAAATCGAGCCGCACGTTGCCCATCGTTACGCTGCTCAGCCTGTTCATCCACTCATTCACGGAAGGCATGCCTTTCGCGGACCCGCGGGTCGGGGGCGATATCCCTTTCGTTGTCGGCGTGCTGCTCCACAAACTACCCATGGCCATCGCCTTGGCCACCGTTATCCAGCGTTCGGGGGTCCGCACCGGACGGTCGTGGGCCATATTGTCGATTTTCGCGGTGGCCGCGCCGTTGGGGATCCTGTTCGGTCATCTTTTCGGCATGCGCATGGGCGAGGATTTCCTCTCTGCGGCATTGGCCATCGCCATCGGCATGCTGCTGCACATCAGCACCACCATCATTTTTGAATCCACACCGGACCACCGGTTCAATGCAAAACGCTTTATCACGGTGTTGCTCGGGGCCTTGCTGGCCATCCTGACGAGCCACTGA
- a CDS encoding endonuclease/exonuclease/phosphatase family protein has protein sequence MIALGPDNFPLITARAFLLQGAALLLIAGILLAVCGRTWTVDGAVLSAMICIGPTFLLKNKTNSTATGSVLFTLAQMNVHRTNSSFAGTMAAARARGADILSVQEVDARWEKALVEGLADLYPYHVVRTADDNYGIALFSRSPFEDHAVFDLNGLPAIRATVRLNELDILVLAVHLRSPESRADLKQRNMQWAALADLAINAPGPVLVVGDLNTVPWDNAAKHFNMVTSLAWGPHPLSPTWPSIAGLSLIPLDHMLTSPGLCILDPRTFIIPGSDHQGLSATIAVNR, from the coding sequence ATGATCGCACTTGGACCGGACAACTTTCCGCTGATCACCGCCCGCGCCTTCCTGCTTCAGGGAGCTGCATTGTTATTGATCGCCGGGATACTGCTGGCCGTGTGCGGGCGAACATGGACGGTGGACGGTGCCGTACTCTCCGCGATGATCTGCATAGGGCCGACCTTCCTGTTGAAGAACAAGACAAATTCCACGGCCACGGGGTCCGTTTTGTTCACATTGGCCCAGATGAACGTGCACCGAACGAACAGCTCCTTTGCCGGCACCATGGCCGCCGCCCGGGCAAGAGGGGCGGATATTCTTTCGGTCCAAGAGGTGGATGCGCGATGGGAAAAGGCCCTTGTGGAAGGCCTCGCCGACCTGTATCCCTACCATGTGGTCCGGACCGCCGATGACAACTACGGCATCGCACTGTTCAGTCGGTCCCCGTTTGAGGATCATGCAGTGTTCGACCTGAACGGGTTGCCCGCCATACGTGCCACGGTACGGCTGAATGAACTGGATATTCTAGTGCTCGCCGTACACCTGCGCTCCCCGGAGAGCCGGGCGGACCTGAAGCAACGGAACATGCAATGGGCCGCACTTGCGGACCTGGCGATCAACGCCCCCGGACCGGTCTTGGTGGTAGGAGACCTCAATACTGTTCCTTGGGATAATGCCGCGAAGCACTTCAACATGGTCACGTCCCTGGCTTGGGGGCCTCACCCTCTATCGCCGACGTGGCCTTCCATCGCCGGACTCTCCTTGATACCCTTGGACCACATGCTGACCTCCCCCGGCCTTTGCATTCTGGACCCTCGCACCTTTATCATCCCCGGATCGGACCATCAGGGACTCTCTGCCACCATTGCAGTGAACCGCTGA